One Scyliorhinus torazame isolate Kashiwa2021f chromosome 17, sScyTor2.1, whole genome shotgun sequence genomic window, TCGGCACCGCGGGCGGGAAACATCCGGCTAAATGAGCCATTTGGATCTGTCCCAATTCGGTTAGATTGAGCCTCTTATCCTTTGATCCTTTTCATAGGTCACTGGAAAATTCACCACTCTAAAAATGGGTTTGCGTATGAGATCATAACATTTGTTGCTctgtaaataaaagcaaaatcctgcggatactggaaatctgaaataaatacaaaaaatgctggataaactcagcaagtctggtagcatctggggagagaaacagagtcaacattttgaatccaaatgacccttctacagaaaagAAGTAGAAATGTACAGAATTATATAGAGAAAAAGGGTTTGGAGGAGGTGGACAGAATAGAGTAACAGGGATAGGTTAGGGCAACAGAGATATTGACAAATTTGTCATGGACAGAAGACAAAGGGGAGAATTAACGGTGCCATTAAGGGATGAAGAAGTGTGACAAAAGTGAGATCGCAGAATGTGCTAATGGGAGCAACGGAGTAGCCAGGGACAGGTCGCCGagtgggctgtgttggggcaggccaGGGAGCTGAAAACTAAAACTACAAaagggttatgtgtgtgtgtgtgtgtgtgtgtatgtgtgtgtgtgtgtgtgtggggggggggggggggggaagagcctacTTCCTAAAATAGTTGGACTCAATGTTGACTATCTTATTGGAAGATGtggtgttgttcttccagtttgtgttggactgcactggagcattgcagcaggcctgggatggacatgtgggcatgagagcaagaagcTGAGTTGTCATAGATGGTGGtccctataaaattctgacagaagGAATTAGGGGaaaatgtatttagtggtggcatcatgctggagttggcagaaactgCAGAAaggatcctttgaatgtggaggatGATGGGGTAAAAAGAGCACAAGAGGGTCCTGGTCAatgttctgggagggggggggggaggggggggggaagggttgaagGAGGTGTGGGAAATGGGTTAGACACGGTTGAGTGCCCTGTAACCACAGCGGAGGGGAATCCTTGGGTTGAGAAAAAGGCAGACATGCAGGAACGCtgtttttgaaggtggcatcatttGAACAGATCCGTCAGAGGCGGAAAaattgggagaatgggatggagtccgtaCAGGGAGTAGGGTGTGATGAGTTGTTATCGAGGTTGCTGTGGGAGTTGGTCAGTCTATcatcagaaatggagacagagaggttatggaagggaagtgtcggagatggaccatgtgaagagtTGTGGGAGAGAGCCTGAGtaagactggaacaaggaatgttccagatACCCCACAAAAATATTTGCATAACTGCGGCCCATGTGGGTACCCCTAGCCACACCTGTTTATTTGCACGGAGTTACTCTATATCGATTTGGGTATCTGAGTAAGAAGCAGTTGTTGGCAGTGATCATGTGGCTTTTCCAGGTAAATACAGCTCTCTTCCAATCTGTAATTTTCAAGTTTGTTTTGCTAATATAATCTTGCATAGGATGCTTCTAAGCATTCGGAtttcttctgaagaaatacagcttgCAATGCTAGAAAGACAATCCACTAAATTGCTTTGCAGTTCAACAGTTTCTAATAACATGAAACAATGAATAGCTTCTGTGGTGCTTAAATAAGAAACTATGCAACACAACTAGTGCTTTTAGTTATTTCTGCAAACATATCAATTTTAACATACCTCAACCTCCCCAGTTTCATTCTCCTTCAATGCAAAATTTGAGACAGTTGTGTCTGGGCCAGCCAAAAGGCGGATTAAAAGAGGATGCTCGTTTTCTTTAAGTTTCTGCAGGTGCACTAACAAAGGAAATAAAAAAGTGGGTCTACTGATTATAATTATTAAGTCCTTTGTGTTACACCAAAATAACAGCCACAGAAATCAACATAATTACTAACCTTTGAAGCACTTGCTGCCTGCTTATATAGCAGTCTcgagtataaaaatagagaagtattgctgcaactgtacaaggtattggtgagactgcacctggagtactgtgtatagttttggtccccttatttgaggagggatgaagttgcattagaggcagttcagaggaggttcactagattgattccagagatcaaGGCTTTGTCTTATGACAAGAGTTTGAGCAGTTTAAGTCTATACTCtctcgggtttagaagaatgagagatgtacAAGATGATAAAAGCTATTGACAAACTAGACGCAGagtggatgtttcttcttgtgggacaatctagaacagtTTTAGAAtaagggtagcaaatttaaaaccgagatgaggagaaattacttctcccaaagggtcatgaatctatggaattaactaccccagagtgaggtggatgctgagACTTTGAGCAAATTTGaagagatagacaggtttttaattagtaatgggttgaagggttatggagaatgggcaggaaagtggaggtgaagCAGAgagatcatcagccatgatcatattgaatggcagagtggactcgaggggctgaattgcccactcctgctcctagttctatgtCTAAGGATCAGATGTAAAGActggaggggccaaatagcctaatcctgctcctaattaGTCTGTTCAGATGTATAAAACATCAGGGTATGGTGTGTCTATTTTGAGTACAATGTGGAAACCACACACGAATTGTATTGCTTAAGTTAGGCTACACTGGGGCTCACATTTCTGCTAAAATTAATTTGCATAATTACAAACGCAAAATCTTTCAGAAATTACTGCAATCGAGCAATGTAATAGTTTCTTTTTCCCATGAAAATGTAATTCTTGATGTATTTAAGAGCGATAACCAAATTCAGTGTTATGAATACAACTGAAAATTGCATCCACCTTGCAATAATGGCtaatattccattagccttcctaattaatTACTGTACCTGCAGGATAACCTTTTGTGATATAAATCTGCTTTAAAAAGCGTTTGTAAACATTATACAGAACCATTGAATTGTTTGATTTCTATTGGCTTTCGTAGTAGTTCCTTAGTAAATATTTGTATTTTACATATTTAAAATTAAGAAAGCATAACAAATTTTTAGATTACCATCATTGCCTTTTTTTGTCTGATAAAAGAGAGCAAACTTTTGAGGATTATCGATCACCATGAACTTTTTTAGCAGGCCTGTGATCACTTCATTGACAGTAGTTACACTACTGATGTGAAGCTGTTTAATTGCATCCAGTGGGAGGTAAAATGATGTTCTTTTGTTGGTGATTTCTGCTGGATTCACTTCCTTCAACACATCGTAGATTGATTGTGGTCGGATGCCTGCTGGGACAGTGACAGGGCGCCGTAGTTTGAGATGAACTTTGATGAATCCAGTGTATGTGCCATCCGGATTCTGAAAAATAGCATTAACTTTGAGAATTTAAAAGAGTGTGTGAAGTAAATGTTTCATGATGCTTACAAACTTAGTTGctatgatgctgtgtgtgtgtgtaagtcaacAGAACTTTTGTTGGCAGTTGGTTCAAATCTTTAAGATTAAATTTAAAGATTAAGGACGTGATCGAACGGTcacactgcacccgaaaagcagcgcacGCCGGCGCAATGTGGCCAgtggccaatagaagccgggagaccccgctcccggtatatacccggctcacaatgcctcgcgagatcacgacagatctcacgagacattgcgatgtgaatcccgtccattgtgcgCTTTTGGGCAGATTTGCATAGTAGAGCAAGATAGCTGCTACTCACTCTAATGTGCGGTTTTCCGAGGCACCCGAGGCACTGGGATTTATTCCCttggcctcggagacctcgggcaagggctgtttagtactggtctccacaaatgggtaccagacggaatggcactcatgggggtctgacAGGGGCTTGgaagcccccaggtgcttgccctttgAGTGGGGTGGTGCCGCATTCATAGGTAAAAATCACAATATTTTTAGATTTTGTGGTTAATGCTGATCATGGATGGGATTTATTGACCATCCCAAAGTGTGGTAGATGGCTCGCCAGTGGGGTCTACAGTCCCACAGCTGTCAACGGGAGCAGCTAATTTTTATTTGTTGTATATTAGCAGCATACTTATTATGCTACGTAGATACAAAATAGAAGTAGAAATGAGAAACAATGTGGTATATTGGAGGATTAGCATCTTGTATCACACAGTGGTGAGATGTAATTcattgctacataaatgcaaaataAAAGAGTAAAACACACCAACATACAACAGTGTGGCTAAACTTTCCACAGATGGTAGGGCGGACTTTATTTTGCAATAATTATCACTAAAACttatctggtttactaatgcccttttGGGAAGAAATGTGCCTAATCTGACCTACATCTGACTCTAGATCCACAACACTGTGGTTGACTGTTGTTGTACCAAAGGCTCCAGAAGGTGGTCAAGCACGGGACCGTGCAGCACGGGACCCGGAGATTCGCCAACCGTTTTTTGCATGTTCTGAGGGTGTTTCAcacggcgctggtgctagcccctcaccggtagcagaatcggtgagggttttgcgCTGATTTCTCCGGCGTGAAATGCCATGAACCCTTTGTTGGCGTCGGCACAGcctcagggacggagaatccagcccataatataaAAGGCTTATTTTAAATTTCTGTAATATTTCACGTAAATAATATCCTTACCAAACGCATCCCCAAGCAGTTTTTAGCCTTTCCATTGTATTCTTCAATTTTTCGTTTAATCTCTTTTTCTGTGAGAACCTTGGGTTTTTCTTCTTTTGGTGTCACATTCTAAAAGAAAACCATAATTAGAAAGGACTTTCTATTTCCCTAAATTATCAAGATGCATTATACTCACTGAAACCCTAAAGAAAATAGcagaaaaaatgacaaaatccatGTTTATGCCAACATTAGTGCAAAGTTTACACTTACTAGAGTTCATCTAATATTGTTATGTGACAATTAAAACAAAGTGAAGTTACAATTCCTTCCATGTCCAATGCCACAGCAATATTAAAGCTGCTCTGTACGGCACCTTTGAATCAATCCAGAAGCATAAGATTTATTTTGGCCAACACACTGAATATTCTCACATTTAACCAACTGCATTCGTCACAATTTTAGCAGCAACAGAACCTATTTAAGAGTAGAACTCGGGTATGACAACATCAGAACAGTTGTGCATATGTACAAAATGTAAAACTGCATATGTTGGTCTTCCTGGTTATCCTCAagtaagattttttttaaaccaagTTACATTTTTTGGTTGcagtctccagtggttcactgaagAAGCAGCACATATCAATTTCTAGACCAGAGCTCATGAGAAGCAGTTATGATCCAATTTCTTCAAACAATGGTTttcagaatagaatcatagaaattagtggagaaggaggccattcggcccatcgagtcatcacCGGACCTtggaagagtaccctacttaagcacacacctccaccctaacaagggcagcacggtagcacagtggttagcacagtcgcttcacacctccagggtcccaggttcgactcccggcttgggtcactgcctgtgtggagtctgcatgttctcccccatgtctgcgtgggtttcctccgggtgctccggtttcctcccatagtccaaagattgcaggttaggtggattggccatgctaaattgcccttagtgtccaaaaggtctgtggactttgggaggaaaccggagcactcggaggaaacccacgcagacacggggagaacatgcagactccgcacagacaatgttgATCTTCAAGGCCAAAACATTTGGTTCATTGTGCTCCTCCCCTTTGTTCTATGTTTATGGGTGCCGTTTCAAGCTTAAAGTCACACCTGTAACATGTGCACGCAGTTCTGCTGTGGGCCATGATGGATACAGTTTTGGGGAGGACACAGGAAGTGTGCAAATTGTGAGAGTCAGTATGCAACATGTAATTGTGGTGCCTTTTTGACCTGAAATGGTCCAGTTAATGCCCTCTTAACCTCACACAGCTGAGCATGCATTTGACAGCAAGATTGACTTCCCAACATACTTAAGGAACTATTAGGTTGGTTGCTATTGATTTCTACTGGCTGCTGCAGAGGTAAAAATATTAGAGGAAGTGGTCAGTAATGCGATTTCAAGTTGAAGTCTAATGGTGTGGCATGCTGTAATAGCCTTAGTTCTGGCTTCACGGAtacgggtaggccatttaggaatgagatgaggagaaatttttcaCTGtgagggttgtgaatttgtggaattctcgaTCACAGAA contains:
- the rassf5 gene encoding ras association domain-containing protein 5 produces the protein MSSGYCSLDEDLEDCFFTAKTSFFRKPQNKLLEKNVTPKEEKPKVLTEKEIKRKIEEYNGKAKNCLGMRLNPDGTYTGFIKVHLKLRRPVTVPAGIRPQSIYDVLKEVNPAEITNKRTSFYLPLDAIKQLHISSVTTVNEVITGLLKKFMVIDNPQKFALFYQTKKGNDVHLQKLKENEHPLLIRLLAGPDTTVSNFALKENETGEVEWDAFSVPELQNFLIILEKEEKERIQQVQQKYITFRQRLEKALKEVGKPG